The genomic window CCCGAGCGCGTCGACGTAGAAGGCGCGGGCGGTCGCGACATCTCCGACCGACAGATGCACGTGACCGACGGATGCCGCGTCCCCTGTGGTGCTTCCGAGCGCGGCCTCCTCGGTGAGATGCTCGCCGAGGAACGCGTTCGGGTCGAGATAGAGGGTCGCCATCTCCACCTGGCCGTGCGTCCACGACCAGTCGGTGCGCGCGCGGTCCCAGTACAGCTCGATGCCGTTGCCCTCGGGGTCGGTGAAGTAGAACGCCTGGCTCACGAGGTGGTCGGCGGAACCGGTGAACGTTCCCGGCGCGTGGCGGGCCACGGAGTAGAGGGCGGCCGCGAGGGCCGTCTGCGTCTCGAACAGGATCGCGGTGTGGAAGAGGCCTGCCGATCCGGGAGTCGCGTGTCGCAGCGCCGGCTCGTGCCGGAGCACGACGACCGGCCGGCCCGCCCGGCCGAGCGTCACGATGTCGCCGTCGGCGTGCAGCAGCTGGAGGGTCACGACGTCGCGGTAGTACGCGGTCATGCCGTCGAGGTCTCCCACCAGCAGAGTGACCGCGCCCATGGCGGTGCCGGCCGCGAGCCTGTCGCCGGCGGTCGCGAGCGTCTCATTCATGTGAATGGGAACACCCGGCGTCGAGCCCACATTCCCTTCGGCATCCACCGGACGCGAGGACGTGGGCCGTGTCAGCCGGCGGTGAGCAGCCCGAGCAGCTCGCGGTAGCGGTCGGCCGTGCGCTCCACGATGTCGTTCGGCAGCGCCGGGGGCCGGCCCTGCTTGTCCCAGTTCGCGGCCAGCCAGTCGCGCACGATCTGCTTGTCGAAGCTCGCCATGCGCTCCTCGGGCGTCGTGCCCGAGACCCAGGCCGCGGCATCCCAGTACCGCGAAGAGTCGCTCGTGAGCACCTCGTCGGCCAGGGTCAGCACGCCGTCGTCGTCGACGCCGAACTCGAACTTGGTGTCGGCGAGGATCACGCCGTGCTCCTCGGCCGTGCGCGCCGCGCGGGCGTAGATCTCGAGCGACAGGTCGCGCAGCTCGGCCGCGCGCTCGGGCCCGACGAGCTCGATCGTGCGCTCGTACGAGATGTTCTCGTCGTGCTCGCCCATCGGCGCCTTCCATGCCGGCGTGTAGATGGGCTCGGGCAGGCGGTCGCCGTTCGCGAGGCCGGCGGGGAGCGCGATGCCGCACACCGTGCCGCTCGCGCGGTACTCGGCCCAGCCCGAGCCGGTGAGGTAGCCGCGGACGACGCATTCGACCGGCAGCATGTCGAGGCTCTTCACGACCATCGATCGCCCGACGACCTCGGCTGGGATGAGAGATCGCAGGTCGTCGGCGGTGTTCGCCTCGCCGTCCGGGCCGAGGGTCAGCGCGTGCGACGCCGCGAGATGGTTCGGGATGCCGCGCCCCCCGTCGGTGCCCGCCAGCCGGTCGAACCACCACAGGCTCAGCGCCGTCAGCAGCACGCCCTTGTCGGGAATGCCGGGCGACAGCACGTGGTCGAACGCGCTCACACGATCGCTCGCGACGACGAGCATGCGCTCCGCGGTCGTGGCGTCGGCGGCGTCGGCCGGGATGTACAGATCGCGGACCTTGCCCGAGTAGACATGGCGCCAGCCGGAGAGTTCGAGGGGAGTCGTCACCCTGCCCATTATCCCGGCGCGGGCCGGTCGCCGCGGATCACGGCGTGATCTCGTCGACGTAGCCGAAGGCCTCTGCGAGCAGGGGCTCCCAGCGTGGGGCTGCGCCGGCGGGCACGAGCATCCACTCCTTCATCGCCCGCTCGCGCATGACCATGCGCTCGAGGCCGTCGACTCCGTCGAGCTCGTCCACCCGCGCGGCGGGGAGTTTGACGACCAGGGCACCCCGGTACCCGACGAAGGCGAACACCTTCCCGCGGATCCGCAGACCTTCGCTGCCGAACATGGGGCCGATGTCGACCCCCGGCCGCGACAGGTACTCGTCGGCGAGCGGATCGAAGATCGTGTGGGCCTGGGCCACGGCCGCGGCATCCGTCATGACCGCCACCGTAGCCGCGGCATCCGACGTCGAGAACGCCGGCGAGGTGTATAGTCCATGTGGACTAACCAGCTCGGAGTAACCATGAAGGACGCGGTCGATCGCCTCACGCCGCTCGGCGTGATGGTGCTGGCGCTGCTCGCCGAAGGCGACATGCACCCGTACGAGATGATCCGACTGCTGCGGATCCGCCGCGACGACCGCCTCGTCGCGATCACGAACGGCACGATGTACCACACGGTCGGGCGGCTCGAACGGGCCGGCCTCCTCGCCGAGGTGGGTGTCGACCGCGCCGGGAACCGGCCCGAGCGCACGACGTACACGGTGACGGATGCCGGAGCCGCCGCCGTGACGGAATGGGTGCGGCGAGAGCTTCCCCGCGTCGACCACCCCGCCGAGTTCCGCGTCGCGCTCGCCGAGGCGCACAACCTCGAGCGCGGCGAGGTGGTGGACCTGCTGCGCGGCCGCCGCGAAGCCCTCGCCGCCGCGCAGTCCGCCCTCACCGACGGACACGACCTCGCCTGTGCGAAGGGCGTGCCCGCCCAGTACCTGCTCGAGGTCGATCGCGAGCTGACGCTCCTGTCGGCCGAGCTCGACTGGCTCGACGGCCTGCTCACCCGGCTCGTCCACCCCGACTTCCTCTGGGGCCCCCACGGGGAGCCCTCGGAACGCTATCTCTCCCAACGAAAGGCCGCACGGCTATGACGGAACAGACCACCCGGGCGACGACATCCGCTCGCCCCGACAAGGCACCGCGCAGCCCGTGGCCCGCGCTGTGGGCTCTGGTCATCGGGTTCTTCATGATCCTCGTCGACACGACGATCGTGTCGGTGGCCAACCCCGCGATCAAGGCGGCGCTCGACCCCGAGACGAACAACCTCGACAACGTGGTGTGGGTCACTTCGGCGTACCTGCTCGCGTACGCCGTGCCGCTGCTCATCACCGGCCGCCTCGGCGATCGCTTCGGTCCGAAGAACATCTACCTGATCGGCCTCGCCGTCTTCACCCTGGCGTCGCTCGCGTGCGGGCTGTCGCCGACACTCGGCGCGCTCATCGCGTTCCGAGCGGTGCAGGGCCTCGGCGCGGCGATGATGACCCCGCAGACGATGGCCGTCATCACCCGCACGTTTCCGCCGAACAAGCGCGGTGCGGCCATGGGCCTGTGGGGCGCGACCTCGGGCGTCGCGATGCTCGTCGGCCCGCTGGCGGGCGGCCTGCTCGTCGACGGCCTCGGGTGGGAGTGGATCTTCTTCATCAACATCCCCGTGGGCATCGTCGGCTTCGTCCTCGCCTGGATCCTCGTTCCCAGACTCGAGACGCACCCGCACAAGTTCGACCTGGTCGGCGTCTTCCTGAGCGCCACCGCGCTGTTCCTGATCGTGTTCGGCCTGCAGGAGGGCGAGACCTACGACTGGGGCGTCATCTGGGGCCCGATCACCGTGTGGGGCCTCATCATCACCGGCGTCATCGTGCTCGGTCTGTTCATCTGGCAGCAGGCGAAGACCAAGAGCGAGGCGCTCGTACCCATGGAGCTGTTCCGCGACCGCAACTTCTCGGTCGCGAACATCGGCATCGCCACGGTCGGCTTCACGGTGACGAGCATGTCGCTGCCGCTCATGTTCTTCATCCAGCTCGGCCGCGGCCTGACGCCGACCGAGGCGGCCCTCCTGCTCGTGCCGATGGCCGTCGCCGCCGGAGTGCTCTCGCCGCTCGCCGGACGCTGGCTCGACCACACCGACCCGCGGGTCCTGCTCGTGCCCGGACTGCTGCTCGTCGCCGGCTCGCTCGTCCTCTACTCGTTCCTCATGAACCTCGACACCCCGATCTGGATGTTCCTGATCCCGTCGTTCATCATGGGTGTCGGGAACGCCGGGATGTGGGGTCCGCTCGCCACCACGGCGACCCGCAACCTCGCCCCCCGGCAGGCCGGAGCCGGCGCAGGCATCTACAACACCACCCGCACCATCGGCTCGGTGCTCGGCTCCGCCGCGATCGCCGTGTTCATGCAGAACCGGCTCGAGGCGAACATCCCGGGCGCGGCCGACGCCGACGCGAGCTTCGGCGGGGGTCAGCTGCCGCCGATGATCGCCGAGGCGTTCTCGACGGCGATGGCCCAGTCGATCCTGCTGCCGGCGGCCGTCATGCTCGTCGGAGTCGTCGCGGTGCTGTTCCTGCGCAAGCCCGTGCCGACCCCGACGGCCGAATGGCGGGCGGCCGAAGACGCCGTGTGACTCGCGCGGTCCGGTCCTAGACTGACCGCGTGACGCGCCCACGGTTCCCCCGATCGGTCTACGAGATCGGCACCGACCCCGACCCGCGCTTCAGCCTCGCGAACGAGCGGACGTTTCTCGCCTGGACCCGCACGGCGCTTGCGCTCCTCGCGGGCGGGGTCGTCCTGGAAGGGTTCGAGCTCGGGCTCAACGAGGCGCTGCGGCTCGCGGCATCCATCACCCTCATCGTCGCCGGGATCGTGATCCCGATGCTCTCGTGGTTCGAGTGGATGGCGGCCGAGCGCGCGCTGCGCCTGGCGCGGCCACTGCCGGGTGCGCGCACGAGCGCCGTTCTCGCCGTCGTGGTGATCGTGGTCGGGGTGCTCGTGCTGCTGGGCGTGCTCGTGCCATGAGCGCAGCGGAGTCGCTCTTCGACCCGGGAATCCAGCCCGAGCGCACCGAGCTCGCATGGCGACGCACGGCGCTCGCGATCGGCGTGGGGTCGCTGCTGACCATCCGGGTGCTCCCTGAGGTGATGGGATCGGCGCTGTGGATCCTGCCGGGCCTGCTCGGCACCGCCTTCGCCGTCTGGCTCTGGGTGCGCGCGCACGCGCGCTACCTGCGCTTCGCGCGGGTGCTCACCGGCCGCATCGAAGAGGCGGCACCCGATGCGCATCTCCTGTTCGTGGTCGCCGCATTCGTGTGGCTGGTGGGCGTGCTCGCGCTCGTCCTCGTCTTCGCGGCCTCGACCTGACGGCTTCGACCTGACGGCCGCTGTGCGGGAGTGCGGCCGCGAGTCGGGCTCAGTCCTCGACGACGCGTGCGGCGATGTCGGTCCGATGCTGCCCGCCGTCGAGGCCGATCTGGGCGACGGCCCGGTACACCCGGCCGCGCGCCTCGGCGAACGTCGTGCCGAGCGCGACCACGCTGAGCACGCGGCCGCCGGTCGCGACGAGGCCTGCGTCGGACTCGGCGGTGGCCGCATGCGCGACGTGCACGCCGTCGACGGCGGCTGCGGCATCCAGTCCCGTGAGCGGCCGACCCGTGACCGGAGCCTGCGGGTACCCTTCGCTCGCGAGCACGACCGTCACCGCGACGGCGTCGGCGAACGCCGGCCGAGGGTGGCTCTCGAGATTGCCGGATGCCGCGGCCAGCAGCAGCTCCGACAGCGGGTCGACCAGCCGGGGGAGCACGACCTGGGTCTCGGGGTCGCCGAACCGCGCGTTGAACTCGATCACCTTGACGCCGGACTCGGTGAGGATGAGGCCCGCGTAGAGGAGCCCGATGAACGGGGTGCCCTCGGCATCGAGCCGGCGGATCACCGGCTCGGCGACCTCGCGCGTGACGAGGTCGACGAACTCGTCCTCGCCGCCGAACCGCTCGCTCAGCCACGGCAGCGGCGAGTAGGCGCCCATGCCGCCGGTGTTGGGGCCGGCGTCGGCGTCGAGCAGGCGCTTGTAGTCCTGTGCGGGGCTCAGGGGAAGGACGTGGTCGCCGTCGCTCAGGAAGAACAGCGATACCTCGGGGCCGTCGAGGAACTCCTCGACGAGGACGGGGCCCGAGGGGAGATACGTCTCGGCGTGCGTGATCGCCTCGTCGCGGTCGCCCGTCACGATGACGCCCTTGCCGGCGGCGAGCCCGTCGGCCTTGACCACGTACGGGGCACCGAGCTCGTCGAGGGCGGCTTCGAGCTCGACGCGGGTGGAAGCGCGCAGCGCGCGTCCGGTCGGGACACCCGCGACATCCATGATCCGCTTCGCGAACGCCTTCGAGCCCTCGAGCTGCGCGGCGGCCCGGCCGGGACCGAACACGGGGATGCCGCGCTCGCGAAGGGCGTCCGCGACGCCGGCGACCAGCGGCGCCTCGGGCCCGATGACGACGAGGTCGACCGCGTTCCCGTTCGCGAACACCGTGACCGCGGCGGGATCGTTCGCGTCGAGGTCGACGACGGTCGCGTCCTGCGCGATGCCGGCGTTGCCCGGCGCGGCGAAGATCTCGTGCGCGGCCTCCTCGGAGCGGAGCGCGAGGATGATGGCGTGCTCGCGCGCGCCCGAGCCGAGAACCAGGATCTTCACCCGTCCAGCCTACCGAGGGGTGTGCGCCGCGTTTCGGCGGCGCCCGTGCCCCGAGTGCCGGCCGAGCGGTGGGCAGAACTCCGCCATAATCGACCGGGACCGCCTTCCGGGCGCGCGATCACGCGTATCCGTTCGCGCGGCGTGGCCGGATCGAAGGAGTTCTGCACGGCGTAGCGTTGACGCATGCCGCGCAGGATCACGACTGAGGAAGGGCGATCAGCCCTCGAAGGAGTGCGCGCGGCGGGCGAGGCATCCCTCCCCTCCCGCACCGACCTTGCGACCGCCGTCCGCTACCTCCTCCAGCTCCTCGCGGAGAAGGCGCCGGGCAACTCGGTCGAGGTGCGCGTGCCGCCCTTCGGCGCCGTACAGGTGGTCGAGGGCCCGCGGCACACCCGCGGAACGCCGCCGAACGTCGTCGAGACCGACGCCGCCACGTGGATCGCGCTCGCCACCGGCCAGGAGGCATGGGCGGATGCCGCGGCCCAGGGCCGCATCGCGGCGTCGGGCACACGGGCCGACATCTCCGACCTGCTGCCGCTGCGTCCCTGACCGCGAGTCGGAGTCGTGCCCGCGCCCGCGTGCGGGGTGGGAGAATGGAGACATGCCCGAGCACGTCGACGACCACATCGAGACCGTGCGCGTCCGCCGCGCGCCGAAGATCTCGGTCTTCATGATCGTCGGCGCCGCGCTCGGGGTGGTCGTCGCGATGATCCTCACGTTCGCGTTCGACGGTTCCGCGGACAAGAGCCCCAACACCGGTCTCGTCTATTCGCAGGGGCAGGTCTTCGGATTCCTGCTGCTCGTCTGCATCCCCGCCGGGCTCGCACTCGCGGCCGTCGTGGCGCTCGCGTTCGATCGACGCTCCCGCCGGCACACGCGCGAGGTGACCGTCGACCACGAGTCCGTGCAGATCGACGAGGACGAACTCCCGTAGCTCCGCCCTAGGCGAGCTCGGCGATGATCGGGTGGATCGCCGCGTCGAACGCCGCGACATCCCCCCGCAGGCCGTCGGTCACCGCGATCGTGAGCGAACCGATCCACCAGACGCCGCGCTGGTTCAGCGGTAGCACCTGGACGTTGAGCTCGAACGAGTGCGCCCTCCGGCCCACCTGGCGCTCGTGCTCGGCGATCGCGCTCGCGTACGCGCGGTAGGCGGTGCCGGTGCCGGGGCTGGCGTCGCGGCGGTAGCGCGCATGCGCCGACTGCGTGAAGGCGAGCGCCTCGGCTCCGTGCGGGGCGAGCGCGGCCCGCAGCTCGTCCGCCCCCTCGGACGGCAGCGCCAGCAGGGTGTCGTACCCGTCGACCAGGTCGAGCGGGACCGGCGACGGATGGGCCTGCGGTTCGACGGTCATGGCCCAGTACTCGCGCCACTGCCGCTCCAGGAGCGCCTGGGCGTCTTCGGTCCGGTCGTTCGTGCGGGGAGGGATGCCTCGCAGGTACGGCAGTTCGTCGGGGGAGCGGATGCCCAGCACCTGTCGCACGTAGAGGGCAAGCAGAACGGGCTGACCTGCGTCTTCGCGGATCAGCCACTCCGGAGCACCGGCGCTGCCCATGCCGACATTGTAGAACCGGGGACCCCCACCGGGCCGGACGTGCGCACGCGGATCACGCGGCATCCGCGGCGGCGTGCCGCCGGTAGGCTGGAGTCGTGGCCTCCTCTTCGCCCGATGCCCCCTCCTCCGTCAACCCGCCGGTGAACCCCTACACCGCCGCCGGGGTCGACACCGCCGCCGGCGACCTCGCCGTCGAGCTGATGAAGTCGGCCGTCCGCCGCACGCACGGGCCCGAGGTCCTGGGCGGCGTCGGCGGCTTCGCCGGACTCTTCGACGCCAGCGCGCTCCGCGCCTATGCCAAGCCTCTGCTCGCGACGAGCACCGACGGCGTCGGCACCAAGGTCGCGATCGCGCAGGCGATCGACAAGCACGACACGATCGGGCTCGACCTGGTCGGCATGGTCGTCGACGACATCGTCGTGGTCGGCGCGAAGCCGCTCTTCATGACCGACTACATCGCGTGCGGCAAGGTCTTCCCCGAGCGGATCGCCGACATCGTCCGCGGCATCGCCGCCGGATGCCACGAGACCGGCACCGCACTCGTCGGCGGCGAGACCGCCGAGCATCCGGGACTCCTCGGAGTCAACGACTACGACGTGGCCGGCGCGGCGACCGGCGTCATCGAGGCCGATCGCGTCCTCGGCGCCGACCGTGTGCGCGACGGCGACGTCGTGCTTGCGCTCGCGTCGAGCGGACTCCACTCCAACGGCTACTCGCTCGTGCGTCACATCGTCGCCGGGGCGGGCATCCAGTACGGCGACCGCGCTCCCGACCTCGGCGCGCACGGCACCACGTGGGGCGAGGCCCTGCTCGAGCCGACGCGTCTGTACACCCAGCCGCTGCTGCGCCTCATCGCCGAGACGGGCGACGCCGTCCACGCCCTCAGCCACGTCACCGGCGGCGGCATCGCCGCCAACCTCGCGCGCGTCCTCCCGCAGGACGTGTGGGTCGAGGTCGACCGTTCCACGTGGTCTCCGCCGCCGGTCTTCCGCGTTCTCGCCGACCTCGGCGACCTCGACCTCGTGGCGACCGAAGGCACCTGGAACCTCGGCATCGGATTCCTGGCGGTCGTGGCGGCCGAGAAGGCGGATGCCGCGGCATCCGCTCTCTCCCGCGAAGGCATCGCGACCTGGCAGGTCGGCGTGGTCCGCGGCGGATCGCGCCCCGCCGGCGAGTTCGAGCAGGGCGCGAAGGGCGTCGACGGCGGCGCAGTGCGTCTCGTCGGCGCATACGCCGAGAACAACGGAGCGAAGTAACACCCCATGTGCGGAATCGTCGGGATGGTCGGTCGGGGCAACGTCAACCAGGAGATCTACGATTCGCTGCTCCTCCTGCAGCATCGCGGGCAGGACTCGACGGGCATCGCGACCGCGGAGACCAGCGGCGTCTTCCACGTGCACAAGGAGCGCGGGCAGGTGCGCGAGGCGTTCCGCACGCGCGACATGCGGGCGCTCCTCGGAAACCTCGGTCTCGGCCACGTGCGGTACGCCACCAAGGGCACGGCGTCGAACGAGGAGGAGGCGCAGCCGTTCTACGTGAATGCGCCGTACGGCATCGTCCTCGTGCACAACGGCAACCTCACCAACACGCGAGAGCTCACCGAGGAGCTCTTCCACAAGGATCGCCGTCACCTCAACACGTCGTCCGACACCGAGCTGCTCGTCAACGTGCTGGCCAACGAGCTGCAGGGGTCGATCTCGGGCGTCGAGCTCGAGCCCGAGCAGATCTTCCAGGCCGTGAGCCGCGTGCACGAGCGCGTCGAGGGCTCGTACGCCGCCATCGCGCTGATCGCCGGCTACGGTCTTCTCGCGTTCCGTGACCCGTTCGGCATCCGTCCGCTCATCCTCGGCACGCGCAAGAACGAGGACGGCAGCTACGAGTGGGTCGTCACCAGCGAGTCGCTCGTGCTCGAGAACGGCGAGTTCGAGGTCGTCCGCGACGTCGACCCGGGCGAGGCCGTCTTCATCGACCTCGACGGGCACCTCCACACCCACCAGTGCGCGGTCGACCCGAAGCTCGTGCCGTGCTCGTTCGAGTACGTGTATCTCGCGCGTCCCGACTCGATCATGAACGGCATCTCGGTGTACGAGGCGCGCCTGCGCCTGGGCGAGCGCCTCGCCGACACCATCGCGAAGTACACCCCGATGGGTTCGATCGACGTCGTCATGCCGATCCCCGACTCCTCGCGGCCCGCCGCGATGCAGGTCGCCCGCAAGCTCGGCATCGAGTACCGCGAGGGCTTCTACAAGAACCGCTACGTCGGCCGGACGTTCATCATGCCGGGCCATGCGGTGCGCAAGAAGAGCGTGCGGCAGAAGCTCAACGCCATGTCGAGCGAGTTCAAGGGCAAGAACGTGCTCCTCATCGACGACTCGATCGTGCGCGGCACGACGTCGAAGGAGATCATCCAGATGGCGCGGGATGCCGGGGCCAAGAGCGTGACGTTCGCGTCGGCCGCGCCGCCCGTGCGGTACCCGCACGTCTACGGCATCAACATGCCGTCGCGCCACGAGCTCGTCGCCCACGGCCGGACGATCCCCGAGATCGCGCAGGAGCTGGGCGCCGACTACATGGTCTACCAGGAGGTCGAAGACCTGAAGGCGGCCATCCTCGAGGGCTCCGACGTCGACGACCTCGACATGAGCTGCTTCGACGGCCGCTACGTCACCGGCACCGTCACCGACGAGTACCTCGCGTGGGTCGAGGGATCGCAGGAGTCCTGACCCCCGCCTGCCGGCACGCACCTAGGCTTGACCGGTGAGCACACCTCCCTCCCGCCCGCTGTGGCAGGGGAGGACTCTCGCCGTCATCGGCATCGTCCTCTTCGCCTTCTCGCTGCGGACGGCGGTCGCCTCCCTCTCGCCCGTCCTCGGCTTCATAGAAGCGGGATTCACCGTCCCCTCGGCGGTCATCGGACTCATCGGAACCGCCCCGCCGGCCTGCTACGCCGTGTTCGGCATCCTGACGCCGCAGCTCGAGCGGCGGTTCGGGCTCGAGCGGCTCGCGCTCGCAGCCATGGCAGTGGCGGTCGTGGGTATGACCTGGCGCGGACTGGCATCCGACGCGACCACGCTCCTGCTGTCGACTGCCGTGATCTTCGCGGCGGTCGGCGTCGGCAACATCCTCCTCCCGCCGCTCGTGAAGAAGTACTTCCCGGACCGCATCGGCCTGATGACGACGATCTACTCCACGACCCTCGCGGTCGCGACCTTCCTGCCGCCGCTGGTCGCGGTTCCGGTCGCGGATGCCGCGGGCTGGCGCGTCTCACTGGGGCTGTGGGCGGTGTTCGCGCTCGTCGCGATGATCCCCTGGGTCGTGATCCTGGTGCGTCGGCGCTCGGATGATCCCGACGCCGATATCGAGGCGGCGAGTCCGCGTGCGTTCGGCCGCCTGTGGAGGCTGCCGCTCTCGTGGGCGCTCGTGGTCGGGTTCACCGCCGCGGGCGTGCTGGCCTACACGTCGTTCGCGTGGATGCCCGCGATCCTGGTCGACATCGCCGGGGTGACCCCGGCCGCGGCGGGCGCGCTGCTGTCGCTCTTCGCGGCGATGGGCCTGCCGTCCTCGCTCCTGGTGCCGGTGCTGGTGGTGCGCTACAACGCCACCCGCGCGCTCTTCGGCGTCGCCGTCGTCGCAGGACTCCTGGGGATCGCCGGTCTGCTCTTCGCCCCGCAGGCGGTGCCCTGGCTGTGGATCGTGCTGCTCGGCACGGCGTCGCTCATGTTCCCCTTGACGCTGGTGCTGCTCGGCCTC from Microbacterium sulfonylureivorans includes these protein-coding regions:
- a CDS encoding VOC family protein; amino-acid sequence: MNETLATAGDRLAAGTAMGAVTLLVGDLDGMTAYYRDVVTLQLLHADGDIVTLGRAGRPVVVLRHEPALRHATPGSAGLFHTAILFETQTALAAALYSVARHAPGTFTGSADHLVSQAFYFTDPEGNGIELYWDRARTDWSWTHGQVEMATLYLDPNAFLGEHLTEEAALGSTTGDAASVGHVHLSVGDVATARAFYVDALGFDETAGLGDQAVFVSAGGYHHHMAMNVWNSRGAGPRMPALGLGRVDLSLPDADSLGELAERLRHHGFAVRDDGRTLSFDDPWSNRLVAEVTP
- a CDS encoding phosphoribosylaminoimidazolesuccinocarboxamide synthase — its product is MGRVTTPLELSGWRHVYSGKVRDLYIPADAADATTAERMLVVASDRVSAFDHVLSPGIPDKGVLLTALSLWWFDRLAGTDGGRGIPNHLAASHALTLGPDGEANTADDLRSLIPAEVVGRSMVVKSLDMLPVECVVRGYLTGSGWAEYRASGTVCGIALPAGLANGDRLPEPIYTPAWKAPMGEHDENISYERTIELVGPERAAELRDLSLEIYARAARTAEEHGVILADTKFEFGVDDDGVLTLADEVLTSDSSRYWDAAAWVSGTTPEERMASFDKQIVRDWLAANWDKQGRPPALPNDIVERTADRYRELLGLLTAG
- a CDS encoding PadR family transcriptional regulator, translating into MKDAVDRLTPLGVMVLALLAEGDMHPYEMIRLLRIRRDDRLVAITNGTMYHTVGRLERAGLLAEVGVDRAGNRPERTTYTVTDAGAAAVTEWVRRELPRVDHPAEFRVALAEAHNLERGEVVDLLRGRREALAAAQSALTDGHDLACAKGVPAQYLLEVDRELTLLSAELDWLDGLLTRLVHPDFLWGPHGEPSERYLSQRKAARL
- a CDS encoding DHA2 family efflux MFS transporter permease subunit — encoded protein: MTEQTTRATTSARPDKAPRSPWPALWALVIGFFMILVDTTIVSVANPAIKAALDPETNNLDNVVWVTSAYLLAYAVPLLITGRLGDRFGPKNIYLIGLAVFTLASLACGLSPTLGALIAFRAVQGLGAAMMTPQTMAVITRTFPPNKRGAAMGLWGATSGVAMLVGPLAGGLLVDGLGWEWIFFINIPVGIVGFVLAWILVPRLETHPHKFDLVGVFLSATALFLIVFGLQEGETYDWGVIWGPITVWGLIITGVIVLGLFIWQQAKTKSEALVPMELFRDRNFSVANIGIATVGFTVTSMSLPLMFFIQLGRGLTPTEAALLLVPMAVAAGVLSPLAGRWLDHTDPRVLLVPGLLLVAGSLVLYSFLMNLDTPIWMFLIPSFIMGVGNAGMWGPLATTATRNLAPRQAGAGAGIYNTTRTIGSVLGSAAIAVFMQNRLEANIPGAADADASFGGGQLPPMIAEAFSTAMAQSILLPAAVMLVGVVAVLFLRKPVPTPTAEWRAAEDAV
- a CDS encoding YidH family protein — its product is MTRPRFPRSVYEIGTDPDPRFSLANERTFLAWTRTALALLAGGVVLEGFELGLNEALRLAASITLIVAGIVIPMLSWFEWMAAERALRLARPLPGARTSAVLAVVVIVVGVLVLLGVLVP
- a CDS encoding DUF202 domain-containing protein, which gives rise to MSAAESLFDPGIQPERTELAWRRTALAIGVGSLLTIRVLPEVMGSALWILPGLLGTAFAVWLWVRAHARYLRFARVLTGRIEEAAPDAHLLFVVAAFVWLVGVLALVLVFAAST
- the purD gene encoding phosphoribosylamine--glycine ligase gives rise to the protein MKILVLGSGAREHAIILALRSEEAAHEIFAAPGNAGIAQDATVVDLDANDPAAVTVFANGNAVDLVVIGPEAPLVAGVADALRERGIPVFGPGRAAAQLEGSKAFAKRIMDVAGVPTGRALRASTRVELEAALDELGAPYVVKADGLAAGKGVIVTGDRDEAITHAETYLPSGPVLVEEFLDGPEVSLFFLSDGDHVLPLSPAQDYKRLLDADAGPNTGGMGAYSPLPWLSERFGGEDEFVDLVTREVAEPVIRRLDAEGTPFIGLLYAGLILTESGVKVIEFNARFGDPETQVVLPRLVDPLSELLLAAASGNLESHPRPAFADAVAVTVVLASEGYPQAPVTGRPLTGLDAAAAVDGVHVAHAATAESDAGLVATGGRVLSVVALGTTFAEARGRVYRAVAQIGLDGGQHRTDIAARVVED
- a CDS encoding sterol carrier family protein; translated protein: MPRRITTEEGRSALEGVRAAGEASLPSRTDLATAVRYLLQLLAEKAPGNSVEVRVPPFGAVQVVEGPRHTRGTPPNVVETDAATWIALATGQEAWADAAAQGRIAASGTRADISDLLPLRP
- a CDS encoding potassium transporter Trk, translating into MPEHVDDHIETVRVRRAPKISVFMIVGAALGVVVAMILTFAFDGSADKSPNTGLVYSQGQVFGFLLLVCIPAGLALAAVVALAFDRRSRRHTREVTVDHESVQIDEDELP
- a CDS encoding zinc-binding alcohol dehydrogenase, whose amino-acid sequence is MGSAGAPEWLIREDAGQPVLLALYVRQVLGIRSPDELPYLRGIPPRTNDRTEDAQALLERQWREYWAMTVEPQAHPSPVPLDLVDGYDTLLALPSEGADELRAALAPHGAEALAFTQSAHARYRRDASPGTGTAYRAYASAIAEHERQVGRRAHSFELNVQVLPLNQRGVWWIGSLTIAVTDGLRGDVAAFDAAIHPIIAELA
- the purM gene encoding phosphoribosylformylglycinamidine cyclo-ligase gives rise to the protein MASSSPDAPSSVNPPVNPYTAAGVDTAAGDLAVELMKSAVRRTHGPEVLGGVGGFAGLFDASALRAYAKPLLATSTDGVGTKVAIAQAIDKHDTIGLDLVGMVVDDIVVVGAKPLFMTDYIACGKVFPERIADIVRGIAAGCHETGTALVGGETAEHPGLLGVNDYDVAGAATGVIEADRVLGADRVRDGDVVLALASSGLHSNGYSLVRHIVAGAGIQYGDRAPDLGAHGTTWGEALLEPTRLYTQPLLRLIAETGDAVHALSHVTGGGIAANLARVLPQDVWVEVDRSTWSPPPVFRVLADLGDLDLVATEGTWNLGIGFLAVVAAEKADAAASALSREGIATWQVGVVRGGSRPAGEFEQGAKGVDGGAVRLVGAYAENNGAK
- the purF gene encoding amidophosphoribosyltransferase; translation: MCGIVGMVGRGNVNQEIYDSLLLLQHRGQDSTGIATAETSGVFHVHKERGQVREAFRTRDMRALLGNLGLGHVRYATKGTASNEEEAQPFYVNAPYGIVLVHNGNLTNTRELTEELFHKDRRHLNTSSDTELLVNVLANELQGSISGVELEPEQIFQAVSRVHERVEGSYAAIALIAGYGLLAFRDPFGIRPLILGTRKNEDGSYEWVVTSESLVLENGEFEVVRDVDPGEAVFIDLDGHLHTHQCAVDPKLVPCSFEYVYLARPDSIMNGISVYEARLRLGERLADTIAKYTPMGSIDVVMPIPDSSRPAAMQVARKLGIEYREGFYKNRYVGRTFIMPGHAVRKKSVRQKLNAMSSEFKGKNVLLIDDSIVRGTTSKEIIQMARDAGAKSVTFASAAPPVRYPHVYGINMPSRHELVAHGRTIPEIAQELGADYMVYQEVEDLKAAILEGSDVDDLDMSCFDGRYVTGTVTDEYLAWVEGSQES